One genomic window of Diospyros lotus cultivar Yz01 chromosome 8, ASM1463336v1, whole genome shotgun sequence includes the following:
- the LOC127808660 gene encoding uncharacterized protein LOC127808660, whose translation MMTTNIAESLNKCMMKARRLPITSAHEFLRHMLQKWFSDKRATADRIVTEITSAALAHVNFAHSKTLDRGCSVVPIIHGNKFLMKHAKEGDGIVNIDAKTCSCRKWDLDQLPCLHAVAAGSFMRVHYNSFCHPYYTASWVKKAYELPINPLPNKSAWVIAAHVRRVVVHLPVQRRQPGRPREGRIPSSGEARRRKKCGKCGAQGHNRLSCPNEWSSSIRESSTAVTTIESRDAAVATARANRKCSICKEAGHTRRRCPIQLSNQGDDNFGNDLNNQ comes from the exons atgatgaccaccaatattgccgagtctctcaataaatgcatgatgaaagcacgtcggttgcctataacgagtgcacatgaatttttgagacatatgctTCAAAAATGGTTTAGCGACAAACGTGCTACTGCTGACAGGATTGTAACTGAGATTACCTCCGCTGCATTGGCACATGTTAACTTTGCCCATAGCAAAACATTAGATCGAGGATGTAGTGTAGTTCCTATAATACACGGAAACAAGTTCCTCATGAAACATGCAAAGGAAGGTGATGGGATCGTTAACATTGATGCAAAAACATGCAGTTGTCGTAAATGGGATCTTGATCAATTACCGTGTCTTCATGCAGTTGCTGCTGGCAG TTTCATGCGGGTGCACTATAATTCGTTTTGTCATCCATATTACACTGCAAGCTGGGTCAAAAAAGCATATGAACTTCCCATCAATCCGCTCCCTAACAAGTCTGCTTGGGTTATTGCTGCACATGTTAGAAGGGTGGTTGTACACCTACCCGTACAAAGAAGACAACCGGGTAGACCAAGAGAGGGTCGGATTCCTTCTAGTGGGGAAGCTCGTCGAAggaaaaaatgtggaaaatgcggTGCACAAGGGCATAACCGTCTATCTTGCCCTAATGAATGGTCTTCTTCCATTAGAGAGTCGAGCACAGCCGTTACTACTATAGAATCAAGAGATGCTGCCGTGGCCACTGCAAGAGCAAATCGAAAATGCAGCATTTGCAAAGAGGCTGGACACACTCGTCGTCGGTGCCCTATACAGTTGAGCAATCAAGGTGATGATAATTTTGGCAATGATCTAAACAATCAATAG